ATAGTGCTATCTAACCTTGACCTATGCTCTGACCTAAGAGAGGATATAACTAAGGGGAACAGACATAAAACTTTAGGAAAGTTGCTATCCATCAATCAGACAAGGGTGTATGAAGAAATATACCAACAGTTCCATCTAAATATCAGAATCAGCATAGCTTGCTGCGAAAGGACTTACATGGTAAAACGCATGCTGTGGGCGTGAAAGAACTGGTTTTTCATTGTACGCCTGCATAAGCTTCCTCTCAGCTGCACTCAGGTGCAGATCTTCCACATTTGCAACACGGCCCAATATCTTTATTCTTTCTCGGAAAGAGACGAAAGTATCCACAGGAAAACTTCTGACCTTTTCGACCTCATCATCTACTAACTTCTACTATGAGGAAAATGGAgacaagacaaaaagaaaatggttaaaATCGAAAGTCAATTGAAGCATCTGGATGATTTTATCTGAACTTGAATTTAGAATAAATGTCTATAATGCACTAAAAGACTTTCAGGTTAATATACCTCTAATTATGCTATGAATTTTGTTCTACCTAAGGTACTCGATACtaggtagaaaaaaaaatattttctttgcatttatCACTGGAATAAATGCCTGAGCCACACTTCAGAGGAAATAATAGTTAGAAACAGATTATATCAGCAAGACCTACAGAGAACAAAGAGCAGGCATGTGTCTTACCTTAATACCTTCTTGAAAATGTGGTGGAAGCTCCTTTGCATAGCTATCCGAAAGCTTAAAGTATAACACAAAACTCATTCCTTCCCCGTCAGTTTCACTCTGAAAAATTGTGGCTGGGTATAAGGGTATCTGTTTGAGGGAGGGGGGCAAAAAGCTCCGTTAATTCTTTGACAAGAAAGAGATGGCTATGCTATTACTGCAGGATAACAATGCAAATATGTGCTCAAAAGGCTCCATTAGTTCTTGCAAACAAAAGACCTGGCAATCTTATGAATGCAGAACCCAAGATAGATTTTCTTAGAGCAATTAGTTCGATTGGTGAAGATGGCCGTGCTACGAAGTGTTTTCTAAAGCTTTAACAGCTCATTCATCTAACCACTAAAAGGGCCAATATGAGTGAACCACATGCATATGAAGGGTAGAGGTAATCAAGGGGGTATAGGGAAAAAGTAGCGGGAGTGAGAGCAGTCCCAAGGAAAATGTAAGGATACCTGAACGTTAACAACAAGGATGGGTGGGAGTTTCCCAAAAGAGCTGGTAGCAGGAAGTTCTACACATTGAGCTATATGATCTATTTTGCGTTGAGTTAAGAATACATCAACCCCAAATGGATAATAGGCAGCATGATTTGAAGCAAAATCTTTCTTCTTGTCCCTGCCACACAGGTCATCAATATAGATACAGTTAAATAACCAAGATCAACCATTGATCTACAAAATTTCTTCAGCAATAACTGCATTTGCCTCAACATGATGATTGCTCGACAGGTTGCTGCACTATGAATAGTATGGCATAAAATAATTAACAGAAGTGTCCTCAGGATGATGGTATCTAATATCTTCCACTTCTAACTCTTACCTTAAATAATTCTCTCCTCGAACTTTAAAGGAACTTGGCTCTATATGTGACCAACtatcaaacattttcttatCAATTGGGCAAAATGGGACCTGGGAACCTGCTAAGGGCCTCTGAAGAAGCGTCTTTGATGAAActgaaaacaaaagagaaattgttaTAAGTcgaataatttaatttttcctaACTTATGTAATACCAGAGATTACAATAACCACATTCGGTGAAAATAATCAGTGCCAAAAGAGACAAGCAAAACCCATACTCATTATATGGACCAATAGGAAATTGCAgttgaagtagatttttttattaaattatatctgAAAAGCAGGAAACTTCAAATGGGAATAATTTCCATAAAGACGCTAAAGATACTTCTCAGAACACTTGCTTATTTTTTGCTATGTCAAAAGAAGAGCAAGGTATCTGTACTCACAAAGAGTGCCATTACTATGTGCATCCTTCCATTTGAAGGAAAGTTTAGAAGCAGATTTTTTTCTTGCGCTTGGTGGACTGGAGCTTAGTGATCTTCTCTTTTCAACAGATGGGACGGTTGAAGCTAGACAAGGAAGACAATTGTTGGGTATAATCCCACAGTTATCCAGGAGTCCTTCCTCCTTTCCAGAATTTTCATCCCCAGTCGAGATATCATTGAGAAAAACAGGTTTCTTAGCTTCACTTGGATGTTCACACAGTTTATGATGGCTATCAGTGTCATCCGAATTCAGGACATGATGCATAGAGTTCCTAGCAACCTCGCTAACAGAGTTGTGGGCCGAGTTTCCAATTGACATATCGCCTGGTTTATGCACATGATCTAGAGAAGACACATGTTGTAAGCTGGTATTACTTTCTCCGTGCATGGGATCCCTTAGTGATGCAGTGCTTTGTCTAGATACTCCTTCAAAGCCACTTAGAGACAGTACATCTGCAAAGCACAACGATAGAGCATCAGCCATTGGATGAAATAACAATGTTGAATGTTGCACAACTAAAACATGTCCATGCATCATACCATCTGCAACACTCTTGTAGTCTTCATCACAGTCTGACTCAAAAATTGGCAGTGAGTCATACCATGCTTCATCAGTGCTTCCTGCAGATACCATACAGGTAAca
The nucleotide sequence above comes from Eucalyptus grandis isolate ANBG69807.140 chromosome 2, ASM1654582v1, whole genome shotgun sequence. Encoded proteins:
- the LOC104433587 gene encoding uncharacterized protein LOC104433587, with the translated sequence MGACVSTPQECVGGRLRSSRRKAAHGRKGKVKRRVASRLSDGSLDRIDRSRPRDRSFNNQPSVQGSTDEAWYDSLPIFESDCDEDYKSVADDVLSLSGFEGVSRQSTASLRDPMHGESNTSLQHVSSLDHVHKPGDMSIGNSAHNSVSEVARNSMHHVLNSDDTDSHHKLCEHPSEAKKPVFLNDISTGDENSGKEEGLLDNCGIIPNNCLPCLASTVPSVEKRRSLSSSPPSARKKSASKLSFKWKDAHSNGTLFSSKTLLQRPLAGSQVPFCPIDKKMFDSWSHIEPSSFKVRGENYLRDKKKDFASNHAAYYPFGVDVFLTQRKIDHIAQCVELPATSSFGKLPPILVVNVQIPLYPATIFQSETDGEGMSFVLYFKLSDSYAKELPPHFQEGIKKLVDDEVEKVRSFPVDTFVSFRERIKILGRVANVEDLHLSAAERKLMQAYNEKPVLSRPQHAFYHGENYLEMDLDMHRFSYISRKGFEAFLDRLKLCILDVGLTIQGNKAEELPEQVLCCVRLNGIDYKNKNYQQLGLSQIQDPL